The proteins below come from a single Rosa rugosa chromosome 2, drRosRugo1.1, whole genome shotgun sequence genomic window:
- the LOC133732295 gene encoding uncharacterized protein LOC133732295, with protein MFPGEQHLGKIDQTVLDLRVHVEKVVFEQQTALLKSVEQKKVLRQELEQSDARKKELEKQLVENETQKNELWKVLEQRQAQTEYLEKELDHSEAQKQELKRELQKSEAQKEELSKELKQKEAQNEELKEVLLEQKTALLKYEQQMKDRKKFLEQTEAQCKDLKKEVEQLLNLRDHFKAVILEQHVDLSKSEAKVKDFIEELEHSEARNKELKKELEANERKRELEQQEMELQKMNERVSLVKETADKLLPLLVDKLMPLLADKLMPLLAEDLMLCHKEKEDLHRKNNELEKKLEQQEKKLQQMQSVDEEDERLRSLKDELGVEVYKGY; from the exons ATGTTTCCAGGAGAACAGCATCTTG GAAAGATCGATCAAACTGTACTTGACCTGCGCGTCCATGTTGAGAAGGTAGTCTTTGAGCAGCAAACCGCTCTGTTAAAATCTGTAGAACAAAAGAAAGTTCTTAGGCAAGAGCTTGAGCAAAGTGATGCTCGAAAGAAAGAGCTTGAGAAACAACTTGTGGAGAATGAAACTCAAAAGAATGAACTTTGGAAAGTTCTTGAGCAGAGACAAGCTCAAACGGAATATCTTGAGAAAGAACTAGACCACAGTGAAGCTCAAAAACAAGAGCTAAAAAGAGAGCTCCAGAAGAGTGAAGCTCAGAAAGAAGAGCTTAGCAAAGAACTTAAGCAGAAGGAGGCTCAGAATGAAGAGCTTAAGGAAGTACTCTTAGAGCAGAAAACAGCACTGTTAAAATATGAACAACAAATGAAGGATCGTAAGAAATTTCTTGAGCAAACTGAAGCTCAATGCAAAGATCTTAAGAAAGAAGTTGAGCAGCTACTTAACCTACGTGACCACTTTAAAGCAGTAATCTTAGAGCAGCATGTAGACTTGTCAAAATCTGAAGCTAAAGTGAAGGATTTCATAGAAGAGCTTGAACACAGTGAAGCTCGAAACAAAGAGCTTAAGAAAGAACTAGAGGCAAATGAGCGGAAGAGGGAGCTCGAGCAGCAAGAGATGGAACTGCAAAAAATG AATGAGAGGGTTTCCCTGGTTAAAGAGACAGCTGATAAATTGTTGCCACTTTTGGTTGATAAATTGATGCCACTTTTGGCTGATAAATTGATGCCACTTTTGGCAGAAGACCTAATG CTATGCCATAAAGAAAAGGAAGACCTTCATCGGAAAAACAATGAATTGGAAAAAAAGCTTGAGCAGCAGGAGAAGAAACTGCAACAAATG CAAAGcgttgatgaagaagatgaacgGTTGAGAAGTTTGAAAGACGAGTTGGGTGTCGAAGTTTACAAGGGGTATTGA